In Rutidosis leptorrhynchoides isolate AG116_Rl617_1_P2 chromosome 2, CSIRO_AGI_Rlap_v1, whole genome shotgun sequence, one genomic interval encodes:
- the LOC139893352 gene encoding polypyrimidine tract-binding protein homolog 2 isoform X1: protein MASVASQPQFRYTQTPSKVLHLRNLPWECTEEELIELGKPFGKVVNTKCNVGANRNQAFIEFAEQNQAISMISYYASSSEPAQVRGKTVYLQYSNRQEIVNNKTSADVAGNVLLVTIEGNDARLVSIDVLHLVFSAFGFVHKITTFEKTAGFQALVQFTDSETATSAKDALDGRSIPSYLIPELGPCSLKITYSAHTDLSVKFQSHRSRDYTNPMLPVASSAIDATGQFSLGIDGKKIESESNVLLASIENMQYAVTLDVLQMVFSSFGPVLKIAMFDKNGGVQALIQYPDVPTAVAAKDALEGHCIYDGGFCKLHISYSRHTDLSIKINNDRSRDYTIPAVPMMNPNPQPPILGQQPPSAGPQYNAAQYMPRPEGYGAPPQATGGWVQGPPPPPAGPQPMQMQQQMQMHNHPYRPQHGMPSEMGPGPNYYNGQNGYPPQGGPPPRYHL, encoded by the exons ATGGCATCTGTAGCAAGTCAACCTCAGTTTCGGTACACGCAGACCCCATCGAAGGTTCTTCATTTGAGAAACTTGCCCTGGGAGTGCACTGAAGAGGAACTGATTGAACTCGGTAAACCATTCGGTAAAGTAGTTAACACAAAGTGTAACGTTGGAGCGAACAGAAATCAAGCCTTTATTGAATTT GCTGAACAAAATCAAGCAATTTCGATGATTTCATATTATGCTTCGTCATCAGAGCCGGCTCAGGTCCGAGGGAAAACTGTTTACTTACAATATTCAAACAGGCAAGAAATCGTGAACAATAAAACTTCTGCTGATGTTGCTGGGAATGTGCTTTTGGTAACCATTGAGGGCAATGATGCCCGCCTTGTCAGCATTGATGTGTTGCACCTG GTGTTTTCTGCGTTCGGGTTCGTGCATAAAATTACAACTTTTGAGAAGACAGCTGGATTCCAG GCTCTTGTGCAGTTTACAGACTCGGAAACTGCTACATCTGCAAAGGATGCTCTTGATGGTAGGAGTATACCCAG CTATTTGATTCCGGAGCTAGGCCCATGTTCTCTAAAGATAACATATTCTGCACATACAGATTTGAGTGTAAAGTTCCAGAGTCATCGTAGCAG GGACTATACAAACCCTATGCTTCCTGTTGCATCCTCTGCAATAGATGCTACTGGTCAG TTCAGTCTGGGTATTGATGGGAAGAAGATTGAATCTGAGAGTAATGTTCTTCTTGCTTCTATTGAGAACATGCAGTATGCGGTCACGTTGGATGTGTTACAGATG GTCTTCTCCTCCTTTGGACCCGTTTTAAAAATTGCCATGTTTGACAAAAATGGAGGAGTTCAAGCTTTGATTCAGTACCCTG ATGTTCCTACAGCTGTGGCTGCCAAGGATGCCTTGGAAGGACACTGCATATATGATGGAGGGTTTTGCAAGCTTCACATTTCATATTCTCGCCACACTGATTTAAGCATCAAG ATCAATAATGACCGGAGTAGAGATTACACAATCCCTGCTGTCCCGATGATGAACCCGAACCCACAACCCCCGATCTTGGGGCAACAACCACCATCAGCTGGGCCCCAGTACAACGCCGCCCAATACATGCCTCGCCCAGAAGGGTATGGAGCTCCTCCTCAGGCTACAGGAGGCTGGGTTCAaggtccaccaccaccaccagcagGGCCTCAACCAATGCAAATGCAGCAGCAGATGCAGATGCATAATCACCCTTACAGGCCACAGCATGGCATGCCATCTGAAATGGGTCCTGGCCCAAATTATTATAATGGTCAAAATGGCTACCCTCCACAAGGTGGGCCCCCACCTCGTTACCATCTGTAG
- the LOC139893352 gene encoding polypyrimidine tract-binding protein homolog 2 isoform X2: MMPALSALMCCTCRLMSRIYLRWLLIAWGERAHVFSAFGFVHKITTFEKTAGFQALVQFTDSETATSAKDALDGRSIPSYLIPELGPCSLKITYSAHTDLSVKFQSHRSRDYTNPMLPVASSAIDATGQFSLGIDGKKIESESNVLLASIENMQYAVTLDVLQMVFSSFGPVLKIAMFDKNGGVQALIQYPDVPTAVAAKDALEGHCIYDGGFCKLHISYSRHTDLSIKINNDRSRDYTIPAVPMMNPNPQPPILGQQPPSAGPQYNAAQYMPRPEGYGAPPQATGGWVQGPPPPPAGPQPMQMQQQMQMHNHPYRPQHGMPSEMGPGPNYYNGQNGYPPQGGPPPRYHL, encoded by the exons ATGATGCCCGCCTTGTCAGCATTGATGTGTTGCACCTG CAGGCTTATGTCAAGGATTTATCTTCGATGGCTGCTTATTGCTTGGGGTGAAAGAGCGCAT GTGTTTTCTGCGTTCGGGTTCGTGCATAAAATTACAACTTTTGAGAAGACAGCTGGATTCCAG GCTCTTGTGCAGTTTACAGACTCGGAAACTGCTACATCTGCAAAGGATGCTCTTGATGGTAGGAGTATACCCAG CTATTTGATTCCGGAGCTAGGCCCATGTTCTCTAAAGATAACATATTCTGCACATACAGATTTGAGTGTAAAGTTCCAGAGTCATCGTAGCAG GGACTATACAAACCCTATGCTTCCTGTTGCATCCTCTGCAATAGATGCTACTGGTCAG TTCAGTCTGGGTATTGATGGGAAGAAGATTGAATCTGAGAGTAATGTTCTTCTTGCTTCTATTGAGAACATGCAGTATGCGGTCACGTTGGATGTGTTACAGATG GTCTTCTCCTCCTTTGGACCCGTTTTAAAAATTGCCATGTTTGACAAAAATGGAGGAGTTCAAGCTTTGATTCAGTACCCTG ATGTTCCTACAGCTGTGGCTGCCAAGGATGCCTTGGAAGGACACTGCATATATGATGGAGGGTTTTGCAAGCTTCACATTTCATATTCTCGCCACACTGATTTAAGCATCAAG ATCAATAATGACCGGAGTAGAGATTACACAATCCCTGCTGTCCCGATGATGAACCCGAACCCACAACCCCCGATCTTGGGGCAACAACCACCATCAGCTGGGCCCCAGTACAACGCCGCCCAATACATGCCTCGCCCAGAAGGGTATGGAGCTCCTCCTCAGGCTACAGGAGGCTGGGTTCAaggtccaccaccaccaccagcagGGCCTCAACCAATGCAAATGCAGCAGCAGATGCAGATGCATAATCACCCTTACAGGCCACAGCATGGCATGCCATCTGAAATGGGTCCTGGCCCAAATTATTATAATGGTCAAAATGGCTACCCTCCACAAGGTGGGCCCCCACCTCGTTACCATCTGTAG
- the LOC139893352 gene encoding polypyrimidine tract-binding protein homolog 2 isoform X3, which yields MMPALSALMCCTWLMSRIYLRWLLIAWGERAHVFSAFGFVHKITTFEKTAGFQALVQFTDSETATSAKDALDGRSIPSYLIPELGPCSLKITYSAHTDLSVKFQSHRSRDYTNPMLPVASSAIDATGQFSLGIDGKKIESESNVLLASIENMQYAVTLDVLQMVFSSFGPVLKIAMFDKNGGVQALIQYPDVPTAVAAKDALEGHCIYDGGFCKLHISYSRHTDLSIKINNDRSRDYTIPAVPMMNPNPQPPILGQQPPSAGPQYNAAQYMPRPEGYGAPPQATGGWVQGPPPPPAGPQPMQMQQQMQMHNHPYRPQHGMPSEMGPGPNYYNGQNGYPPQGGPPPRYHL from the exons ATGATGCCCGCCTTGTCAGCATTGATGTGTTGCACCTG GCTTATGTCAAGGATTTATCTTCGATGGCTGCTTATTGCTTGGGGTGAAAGAGCGCAT GTGTTTTCTGCGTTCGGGTTCGTGCATAAAATTACAACTTTTGAGAAGACAGCTGGATTCCAG GCTCTTGTGCAGTTTACAGACTCGGAAACTGCTACATCTGCAAAGGATGCTCTTGATGGTAGGAGTATACCCAG CTATTTGATTCCGGAGCTAGGCCCATGTTCTCTAAAGATAACATATTCTGCACATACAGATTTGAGTGTAAAGTTCCAGAGTCATCGTAGCAG GGACTATACAAACCCTATGCTTCCTGTTGCATCCTCTGCAATAGATGCTACTGGTCAG TTCAGTCTGGGTATTGATGGGAAGAAGATTGAATCTGAGAGTAATGTTCTTCTTGCTTCTATTGAGAACATGCAGTATGCGGTCACGTTGGATGTGTTACAGATG GTCTTCTCCTCCTTTGGACCCGTTTTAAAAATTGCCATGTTTGACAAAAATGGAGGAGTTCAAGCTTTGATTCAGTACCCTG ATGTTCCTACAGCTGTGGCTGCCAAGGATGCCTTGGAAGGACACTGCATATATGATGGAGGGTTTTGCAAGCTTCACATTTCATATTCTCGCCACACTGATTTAAGCATCAAG ATCAATAATGACCGGAGTAGAGATTACACAATCCCTGCTGTCCCGATGATGAACCCGAACCCACAACCCCCGATCTTGGGGCAACAACCACCATCAGCTGGGCCCCAGTACAACGCCGCCCAATACATGCCTCGCCCAGAAGGGTATGGAGCTCCTCCTCAGGCTACAGGAGGCTGGGTTCAaggtccaccaccaccaccagcagGGCCTCAACCAATGCAAATGCAGCAGCAGATGCAGATGCATAATCACCCTTACAGGCCACAGCATGGCATGCCATCTGAAATGGGTCCTGGCCCAAATTATTATAATGGTCAAAATGGCTACCCTCCACAAGGTGGGCCCCCACCTCGTTACCATCTGTAG